From Haloarcula hispanica ATCC 33960, the proteins below share one genomic window:
- a CDS encoding glycine betaine ABC transporter substrate-binding protein produces the protein MIDERGEPWTGSRRRLLGMLATGGTATLVGCSTGGETESSTAESGGEAAGSTDGSLSVVVSSKGYTEQLNLGYIAYELLANNTGVSLVDETGFGGNAAHAEAYQAGDIHAYYDYMGSLWAAHPPKHDEADFETPDEQYEALKSEMESEHPIRILDRADWQNTWAVFIREDAIEGTSIETISDLAGYVNDGNYDIRPAFGDGFRTRSDGFDALLEYYGFEGEHVERWEAEQEFIEAASAQAAGTAVDEGYADLSFGYSTSAWLTTVEDIVYLDDDRNFWPFFHPVGVVHEDVATDAVVSALNKMPDAIPDAKTMQELNSHATEVGSQQAVVDHLTANGFI, from the coding sequence ATGATAGATGAGAGAGGAGAGCCATGGACTGGGAGCCGGCGACGGTTACTCGGGATGCTCGCAACTGGCGGAACAGCCACGCTGGTCGGCTGTTCGACTGGCGGAGAGACGGAATCAAGTACAGCCGAAAGTGGGGGCGAAGCCGCCGGGTCGACCGACGGCTCGCTGTCAGTCGTTGTCAGTTCGAAAGGCTACACAGAGCAGTTGAACCTCGGGTACATCGCCTACGAATTGCTCGCCAACAACACGGGTGTGAGTCTTGTGGACGAAACCGGCTTCGGCGGGAACGCTGCACACGCCGAAGCGTATCAGGCCGGCGACATCCACGCGTACTACGATTACATGGGGTCACTGTGGGCTGCGCACCCGCCCAAGCACGACGAAGCCGACTTCGAGACACCTGACGAGCAGTACGAAGCGCTGAAGTCCGAGATGGAGTCGGAACACCCGATACGGATTCTCGACCGTGCGGACTGGCAGAACACATGGGCCGTGTTCATCCGCGAGGACGCTATCGAAGGGACCAGTATCGAGACAATCAGTGACCTCGCCGGTTACGTCAACGACGGGAACTACGACATTAGACCGGCGTTTGGCGACGGATTCAGGACTCGTAGCGACGGCTTCGATGCTTTGCTTGAATACTACGGGTTTGAGGGCGAGCATGTGGAGCGCTGGGAGGCAGAACAGGAGTTCATCGAGGCGGCGTCGGCGCAGGCGGCTGGCACGGCCGTCGACGAAGGCTACGCCGATCTCAGCTTCGGGTACAGCACCAGCGCGTGGCTCACAACCGTTGAAGACATCGTGTACCTCGATGACGACCGGAACTTCTGGCCGTTTTTCCACCCGGTCGGCGTCGTTCACGAGGACGTCGCGACGGACGCCGTGGTGTCGGCGCTGAACAAGATGCCGGACGCCATTCCGGACGCGAAAACGATGCAAGAGCTGAACAGTCACGCA